Genomic DNA from Schistosoma haematobium chromosome 1, whole genome shotgun sequence:
ctatgacgcctcatggtgaaagcgagttccttcggaagccacgaggccgatgccccttctaacaaccagagcaacaatttttataggtacatggaacgtccgaacaatgtggaagatcgggaagaccagtcaaatagcaactgaaatgaggagatacaacttggcagtactgggaatcagcgaaacccattggacccaagctgaaAATCAAAGGCTAAATATGGGAGAGATTCTGTTATACTCCTGCCACGAAGAGgtaaatgctccacacactcagagagttgctctaatgctgtccaaagtagcacgaaattcacttgtaggatgggaatctcacggatccagaatcatcaaagcatcattcaaaacaaagaaggaggggatcacaataaatattatccaatgttatgcacccaccaatgatagcaacgacgacattaaagatcaatcctacgagcggctgcagtcaaccatagagaagtgcccaagaaaggatctcaccattctgatgggagatctaaatgccaaagtcggagtagacaacaccggatatgaagatatcatgggacgacatgggttgactgtgagagagaaacgaaaatgggaacagatttgcaaatctgtgtgcattcagcaaattggtcataggaggcacaatatttccacacaaacgtatacacaaagctacatggatctcaccagaccacaccacagagaaccagaaagatcatatttgcatcaataaaaagttccgaaggacaatggaagatgtgagaagcagtagaggagctgacatagcttcagatcaccacctagttgtggctaatttaaaactgaagctaaagaaaaactggacaaacagcactacaaaggttcaatacggccttccttcgagatactgacaaactcaatgaattcaagatagctctcaacaacaggttccaagccttacaggatctactgaaggaagaagaaactactatggaggacaactggaaaggtatcaaagaagcactaacgtcaacgtgtcaagaggttcttagcctcaagaagcatcattatAAGGAATGGACCTCTATAGGAACACTGGACAGGATTCAAGACAGGTAGAACAAGAAGACatcaattaacaacagtcgaacaagagcacaGAAATTCAAAGCACGAGTTGAATACACTGAAGCAATCAAGCGAGTGAAGAGGAGcgttagagccgacaagcagaaatacgtggaagaactagcaacgacggcggaaaaagcttcaagagaaggaaatatgagaaaaATGTGTGATACACCGAAGAAACCAGCAGGGAAATATTGTAAACCAGAGggaccagtcaaggacaaagaaggcaagacatTCACCGAGACTTAAGAACAAAGGAACAGACGGGTAGAATAcatcgaggaactcttgaataaaccTTCCTCATTGAATCCACTGGACATTGAAGCAGCACActtagatcttcctatagatttCTCTCCACCAATGACGGGgaaaatcagaatggccatcagacaaatcaagagcgggaaagcaacaggaccagacaatataccagctgaagcactgaagtcagacatcgaagtaactacaaacatgcttcacatTCTATTcgaaaagatttgggaggaagaacaaatgccgacggactggaaagaaggatacctcatcaagattgcaaagaaaagagatctaagcaaatgtgaaaactacagaggcatcacactgctgtcagtaccaggaaaggtttcTAACAGGGTGTTGCTAAACcaaatgaaagactcagtagacacccaacttcgagatcaacaagctggattccttAAGGATCGATTGTGCACAGGCCAAAtcacgacactacggatcaccgtcgaacaatcagttgagtggaactcgtcactgtacatcaacttcattgattataaaaagacatttgacagtgtagataggacgttatggaaacttcttcgacactacggagtttaTGAGATTGTCAGCAtgatccggaactcatacgacggactacagtgcaaattAGTCCATggaagacagctgacagatgcattccaagtaaggaccggagtcagataagactgtctactctctccctttctctttcttctggtggtcgactggattatgaagaccacgACACCTGAGAGGGAAcatgggatacaatggacagattGGAATCAATGAGAAAATGTttacttcgcagatgatctggcttttTTATCCCATACACaataacaaatgcagatgaagacaagtAGTgaagcagcagtctctgcatcagtaggattcaatatacacaaggggaaaaccaaggtcttcaaattcaaaacaaagaacagcaatccaatcactcttgatggcgaaactctggaagatgtagaatccttcacataactgggaagcatcatcgatgaacaaggaggttcagatgcagacgtaaaggcaaggattggcaaagcaagggccgcattcctacaattgaagaacatatggaacccaaaacaactgtcaaccaatatcaaaatcttcaatacgaacatcaataaagttctaatgtacggagctgaaacttcgagaactaccacaattGTTACCAAGAAGGTTCAGGTATTTATAACTAGCTGTCTACGCacgatactcaacatccattggccggataccagtaacagccttttgtgggagagaacaaaccagcttccagctgaagagcaaattaggaaaagacgatggaaatggataggatatacattacgcgaattgtcaaactgcatcacgaggcaagccctagcttggaatcctgaagggaaacggaaaagaggaaggccaaaaaacacattaggtcgagaaatagaagcagatatgaaaaggatcaataggaactggaaggagctggaaaggattgcccaggacagggttggatggagagtgttggtgagcggcttattctccttcacgaggagtaacaggcgtaagtaagtaagtaatcatgcTGGTACATGTTTACGATATTATTATCACTACGATTGATATTCTTATCATTACCTcaattaacaagatgaaattcTCTTACTAGGCATTTTATTTACACGATTTTCGTTTCATTTTTGCTATATTACTGTTATACTGATTGGGACTTGACACTATTATGAATCATTTGCCTTTTATTAAATGACCCTtctaatttataaataacacaattttgaggtgtatatgtcgtaacagatgcaaacgttcactATTTTTAGTATATaatgtcaaattcattaatacatgtcTTATTTTGACGTTTCTAAAATATCACGATAATtgtggacttataactgtagagcctgatggtgaagttattgaaaatacttgttcgctcaaatattcttcatttttgaatattctattgGGATTCTTAAACCGCTGAAATATTGGTTCATTAATTCATTGATGTGACCACAGGTGACCTCAGAAATATAATGCGTATTGCATACATTTAGATCAATGTGGTTTAATCGTAACGTAATTCGTCTATACTACTTTATTAACAATTTAAGAAAACGATCCAACATTCAAGTGCCTTTGTGCAAAAGTGAACATGACCGCCATAGATTATTTGATACAATTACTACTTAGTTATACTCAAGATAAATGTCATTTTGTTGCCATTAGGACCACCATATAAATACTAGTAGTTAAGACATTCCAGGTGTAGAATATCAATCTTGAAGATAAATTTGTTGTCTTTGGATGTAATATGATAGAATCTCGTTAACGAAAATACGCTCTGAAAAGATAGTCATGTAACATCAATCTGTATCCGGGCTGAATACTTTTGGCTCATATTGTGAGATAAATTAAAGAAAACCGGTGTACCAAAAATCAATAGTGAAAAAATCAACCAAGATATATTCTATATTCGTTAATTCCATTTTAACAGCATGTCCTAAAACCGCTAATGGAATACCTAAGACTATTCTCCATATTTATATGAGATCCTAGAATTTGGCGGAGTTGTCAATATGCATTATTCATATCACTGTTAATATAGTTACTTTTTCATAATTTCAGAAGCCTCAAGTCACTGATGACAACACATACAAACATATGGATGTCCGGTATGGTAAACATATAGAGCTTAAACTAAGATAatcttttttcttcatttctgaGTTTAAAAGTCCAAGTTAAAGTCTCCTTTTTTCAATTTACCCAACGATAACTGTTGGTATAAAGGGTGGATAGATGCCTTGatgttttaaaatattcattcagGTCATAAAGTGAAGTGGTTCAGTTTTAAAAATCGAGTGAAATCCGTAATAGCTATACGAAAAATTCGACTAGAAGATTAGCGCCTAGTTTATTCATAGAATTTATATATTAAACAATCAAGTTTATTTCTCTAACAAATTATTAAGTATAACATTTACGTATCACAAAGTATCGAGCTCAAATCATCATAGAATGACCAGCTaagtaatgaaatcaataagaaAATATACTGTGAGACTTACTGTTGCAGTTGCTAAAGAATTTATCTTTATACAACATTCCTTCTGTACATCGAGAATTTCTCGTTTGAACTCTGCAATATCTTTACGAGTCCATATTGTTGCAGGAATGAGAGGCAATGGTTCTAGAAAATCTTCAGATATATAAACAAAAggattttttttacaaaaactGGCGTTTAGTCACCCTGATGCACTGATTTACTTTTGTGTTTACCGATATTAATTCGTCATTTTGAACAACAAACTTTTAGCTACCATACACCTATCCAAAAAGTCTATGTGAACCCTTATCGTAGAATGAGAAGAAATTAAGCAGTATAGCAAACAGGTTTAAAGTCTGGATCGATAATTATTTCCATAGACTGAAAGTTGCAGGGCGATAATCAGTGAtctagatttattattattagtctttGCCTTTATACTTAACTATTTAATCATTACTCATTGAATTACTCACAATCATGTTAGTAGTTTACTttttttgtaaagaaatatcaGTGTTTTGCTTTATTCGGTCAAGGAATAGGCCTTTTCAATGTTCACTCGGTTATGAGTTGAGGAATTGCTTTGTCACCATCTAATTCGGAAATATATGACTAGTGATCAATAacaaaactccgcctggagtccctccgggggctactgccggtcccaagcccggataaaggaggagggttgggcatgaggttagcgtccccatcccgtagaaaactaactcgctaaaaaaacgctaaccagaaaaaattattcaaaccttttaaactctgccctgggagtcagaagatcttcatttagaagaattatgacgcctcatgatgaaagccgaatcccttcggaagttacgaggccgatgccccttctgacaaccagagcgaccatttgtttaggtacatggaatgttcgtacaatgtgggacaccggaagagccttccagattgctgcagaaatgagaagatacaacctagaggtacttgggatcagtgaaacacattggacgcaagttggacaacaacgactaattacaggagagttcctgttatactccggccatgaagaagaaaatgcaccacatacacaaggagttgcattgatgctgtccaaacaagcgcaaaatgcacttataggatgggaatctcatggaccaaggatcatcaaagcctcgtttaaaacaaagaaagagggcatttcaatgaacatcatccaatgctatgcgcctaccaacgactacaatgaagacgctaaagatcaattctacaataggctgcagtcaatagtcgagaagtgcccaacaaaggacctgaccattctgatgggagatttcaacgccaaggttggaacggacaacactggatatgaagacatcatgggacgacacggactgggagaaagaaacgaaaatggtgagagatttgcaaatctatgtgccttcaataagctggtcataggcggcaccatattcccacataaacgcatacacaaaaccacatggacttcaccggatcactctacacaaaaccaaatcgaccatatttgcatcaacaaaacgttcaggaggactatagaggacgtgagaaccaagagaggagctgatatagcatcagatcatcacttactggtcgccaagatgaaattgaaactcaagaagcactggacaacggggcagacagtatcacaaaagttcaatacggcctttcttcaggatactaacaaactcaacgaattcaagatagtcctcagcaataagttccaggcctttcatgatctactcaatggagaaggaactactgcggagagcaactggaagaggatcaaagaggcaatcacttcaacatgtcatgaggtcctgggtcacaagaagcaccatcacaaggaatggatcacagttaatacactggataagattctagaaaggaggaataagaaggcagcgatcaataccagtcgaacaagagcagaaaaagccaaggcacaagctgaatacacggaaataaacaaacaagtgaagaggagcatcagaaccgacaaaggtaaatatgtggaagatttatcaacgacggcggaaaaggctgcaagcgaaggaaacatgagacaattgtatgacacgacaaagaaactctctggaaatcgccgcaaaccagaacgatcagtgaaaagcaaggaaggcgaggtaatcatcaacattgaagagcaacaaaacaggtgggtagaacacttcaaagaactgttgaatcgaccagctccactgaacccacccaacatcgaagcagcacccacggacctcccaatcaatgttggcccaccaacaattgaagaaatcagcatggccatcagacaaatcaagagtgtcaaagcagcaggaccggacaacatcccagcagaggcactaaaagcagacgtagcggcaactgcaaggatactccacattctcttcaataagatttgggatggggaacaagtaccaacagactggaaagaaggactcctgatcaaaataccgaagaaaggcgatctcagcaactgtgataactacaggggcatcactcttctctcaataccgggaaaagtcttcaacagagtattgttaaacaggatgaaggactgcgtagacgtccaacttcgtgaccaacaggcaggattccgtaaggatagatcgtgtacagaccaaatcgcaactctacggatcattgtggaacaatcaattgaatggaattcatcactctacatcaacttcattgactacgaaaaggcatttgatagcgtggacagaacaacactatggaaacttcttcgacactacggcgtgcctcagaagatagtcaatatcatacagaactcatatgatggattacactgcaaaatcgtgcatggaggacagttgacaaagtcgttcaaagtgaagaccggtgttaggcaaggttgcttactctcaccctttctctttctcctggtgatcgactggatcatgaagacgtcaacgtctgaaggaaagcgcgggatacaatggacatctaagatgcagttggatgatctagacttcgcagatgatctggcccttctatcccaaacgcaacaacagatgcaggagaagacaaacagtgtggcagcagcctcagcagcaataggtctcaatatacacaaagggaaaagcagcattctccgatacaacacagaatgcaccaatccaatcacaattgacggagaagatttggaagatgtaaaaacctttacatatttgggcagcatcattgatgaacagggtggatctgatgcagatgtgaaggcgcggatcggcaaagcaagagcagcatatttacaactgaggaacatctggaactcaaagcaactgtcaaccaacaccaaggtcaggattttcaatacaaatgtcaagacagttctactgtatggggcagaaacctggagaactacaaaagccatcatccagaaaatacaggtgtttattaacaattgtctacgcaaaatacttcagatccattggccagacactattagcaacaacgtactgtgggagagaacaaaccagatcccagaggaggaagaaatcatgaagaagcgctggaagtggataggacacacattgaggaaagcacccaactgcgtcacaagacaagccctcacatggaatcctcaaggccaaaggaaaagaggaagaccaaagaacacattacgccgggaaatggaaatagacatgagaaaaatgaacaagaattggaaggaactagaaaagaaggcccaggatagagtgggttggagaatgctggtcagcggcctatgctccattgcgagtagcaggcgtaagtaagtaagtaaagtaagatCAATAACAAACTAAAATATAACCATTTTACGAAGCAATAGTGTTCTTTACTGTCTCACACCAACTCGgcacccaaatactgtgaaacaattcgatcaaatttagacgaaagttcttatagtcttcagttagtcagtcagtcagtcagatacaacgtaggaccaggcacatatatgcatcggtccaggttgccataccgctcTTATAGTCTTCTGTTACGTTAAATTAATCTAGTGCAATTAAGAAATGATGGATTACAAAAACATCAATCCAacgaataaatttgaaaatgaaattatccTGGATATACTATTTACATTAAGTAAAGAAGTTGTTGAAAGTTGATTAGGATTGAGAATCGGCTTCGTTCCAGTTTTATGTTGGTTTTCCCTACAAACATCAATGAAAGCTTCAAGATAACACTAGATGATGACTCAGATATGATGGTAATAAACTAATTTAGAAAGTTGACTCAGAAGTTTCCGCTCGACGCCTCCAAAATAAGaaatcatataaatatttataagtaGAAATGTTTCAATGTCAAGAAATGTGATGAAATAGTCCCCAGTAGTCGGTGCTATTCAGTATCACTTAAAATAACGTTGGTACATAAGTTATGGTGGCCTAGTGAACCAATagaattatttaatagttgaattcatgaatcaactaaagctagaccaccatggaaaatctggaagcactggacgaccgcttcatcctagtatgggactttgaGGTATATTAACATATAATAAACGCAAGTTAATAACTAGGTTATTGGAATGTGTGAGAATAGCAGTGCACAAATTGAAAGTATCATAAACCCAGATATGAATCAAAAATATCGCACCCAATAATCTTGTAGTTAACTTATCTGCATTAACGAAATAAATTGTCATCAGTATAGTCGCCTTCATACACGAAATGTTATATGCATCTACTGCGAAAGATTAAACGCAATGCATGAATCGGTGCAAcggtgagaactacagaggcatcacactactgtcagtaccaggaaaggtttttAACAGGGTGCGATATCGATAGTTCCTGGGTTGGAATCGCgcgggcgagatcgtggatgcgcactgctgaggagtcccttactaggatgaaacggtcgtccagtgcttccaggttttccatggtggtctagcattaattaaatcatgaactcagctattaaattactaaaatcttcacaaaagacacttctgataataatagaattacataaaatgaattttcaaaCTGATAATCCGTTTATATGACTTAACCGGGTGAGTGCAAACATTTACAATAGGAAATGAGAGTTTTTATTTATACACTAAACATCTAAATAAAGTAGTAGAACTGAGTTACTTGTCAGTCAACAAcctaattattaaaataaaagtgGTCATTCAATGTTCCCCGTCATAACACCATGATCATCGTTACACGGGAAAACCAGCAAAGCAATAAGTAGGACAGCTTAGGTGAAAGTCATAACTAAAAATGGGAGAGTAGATTTATACAGAAAATATTGTAAACTACATTTGAAAAGTGTTGAAAAAAGAACAGTGAACTTTTCAATTTTAACGAACGAGTAATATACTTAATTAATGAGTGAACAAAACTGAATATGATCATCAGTCGtatacaacgtaggaccaggtacataaaAGCACGCACTGTGTTCTGAAATCAAACGAATGGTAAATATTTGGTCAATGTAACCACGACCAGGCCTGAAGTCAGACTGATTTTCCCGTGTTTGTAGTTCACAAGTCTTTGTTGGGCActcgataattattgaggctagtactTTAGATcctatgttatttatttatatatttgaacacataaatattggtacaagagagcgccaatatatatgcgccacagaAAACAATGAGAACttaaagagaagaaaaaaggaaaaaattaaggagcgtaaaaaaagagaacaataacgaagagattggtgtaaggtagtgtaataataataatagtaataatgggggaacggaaaggtacaatcagaagaaatctttcagttaaggaagatacaaccgcCTTTTACGAataaagtaaaaggttacatcaggatcgccactggcttctattctgagccatatctgataacgtctctagccactgtgtcgcaccatctctcggactcCAGCCGGGGagccgtgaaggaccgacacaagccagtcctttgcggctttctttcataccacgacaccatgtcatacactgaccacctctccgctttttccaaccagtcccagagtcggcaaataatgcacgacgtggaattctctgggacgacattcgtagaacatgtccaagccagcgaagtcggtgtttcaagatggtgacaccaattgcattatcatctctgagcccgaacacacgatgccgaacctctgcattactaatatggtgttgccactggatgtcagcaatccttcagaaacaacgatgatcgaacacagagggtcgtctaacgtcctcaactcggagaggccaggtttcacaagcatagagcagaactgctctcaccgacgcgttgtaaatccgacattttacagccagactgacatcacgaaggcgccaaagatggcccagattggcataagccgctctggctttcattatacgtgCGTTgttctcatcactcacacccccaccagcacttatgcagctacccagatacacgaacttctcaactacgtctatctgctcaccatccagggtgagtacaggattggaatcctgccagtcctgtagaagtactttgcacttcgaaggtgcaaagcacataccatacctacggacactggttgccaactgattaagtgcggattgcatgccttgggcattatcgcacagtaagacaatatcgtccgcatactcaaggtcgagaagtctttctccaggcaacagatccacatcgccgttacttacatccatcagagctgtttccagaatgtcatcgatggcaaagttgaagaggaatggtgagattgggcaaccctgcctaaccccactgttcgaatagaacaatggagagaggtggttgtatgccctcactctgcctaaggtgtttgtatatagggcttttaggatgttaataaacttctcaggcacacccttcttcaatagacaatcccagagaacagtcctatccaacgaatcgaaggcagccctgatgtcaagaaacactacgattgttggcctttgataagtatgacggtgttctaacatttggctaagggtgaatatatgatcaatacatccccgaccagaacgaaacccagcctgctcctcgcgagtcaatgtTTCtcaggttttgaacaacctacgaagtatgacggaagccaatagcttggacgcaatcggaagtagacttatcccccgatagttgttacaggaacaacGTGAACCCTTtctaaagatagggacaactatcgactcattccatcacgttggtacactctctagctcccagaactttgtaaacaacgtcgtcagttccttagccagaaagtcaccaccatatataaaaagagccggaggtaagtcatctgggccaggtgatttgtaactcttcaagagttggagttccttgcggacttccgcctcatttggtggatcagtcatcATCGGCCATGGAggacaggacagtctgaccgatgttgccggagcaccaggccagttgaactgcccttcgaaaaattctgaccatcgtccaagacgtcgacggatgttagtgattgacatcccgtcatcctcgcagattgtttcgctcacatcAGACTTCTCGCTGCCactggctcggatgagttggaagagcttctggTAATTACCAGATTCAGCTGccgcttccagctcattagcacgcttcgaccactaggcttctcggtccttacgcaagctttgccccatttccttacgtaacagtCGTAGCTTGTGGTCAATCTCACGGTCACCCacagtagaccgacgggcttcgatgagttgtaaggagcttGGAGAAACTCGGTgtttataagcgggacgtttcgcgaagccgcaggcggctttactcgccattttcatggcgtcatgaagttgcaaccaatgctcatctatactttttggTCGAATGGTAgctagctagcctagaagccaTCTGGGTTCGATACTTaattgcaacagaagttgcaaccagcttgctaacatcaatccgttcgtggcggtcacttcgttggccactgaaaagtaaggtaagattggcacagaccaaggcatggtcagagtccagataggtactccaaaaggagcggcagtcttgtgcacaaccacgccagcggtagctgaccgcgatgtgatcaatctaagTCCAgacttgggatgcagagggaggacgccaggtggcacatcggcgatgactgtgccgaaagttagtgctagccagaaacaggttgtggtctgtgcacagttgcagtagacggtccccattatctgacctgcgaccaacgagtccccaccGGCCACCTAGACGACtatcttctgtgcctagacgcccgacctgggcattcaagtctccgtCTAGTACTACAACATCTGTcaaacgcactttctggagaataacagataactggtggtaaaactcatccttgattgcatccgggctgcaatctgtcggcgcataggcggagatgacgaaaagacatcgtttctcacgccgatttcttctcactttgatggaactttctaatctaacagcacataaccgactgttaatggggatccaatcgattagtgctgcctcagctctggcgcttagtgcgacaccaacgccagcaagaccagacgaagatgccactgTGTCCCCGGATAatcgcacgtaaaacaagcttttcgaagcgacagatggagagcgaatttgtggTACTTCACCAGaatcttgaatacgggtctcggctagacagcaaacatcgatattaagactttctaaagacatagccagccctatccgttgtccaacctgcataagtgtgcgaacgttgaaggcagccagtttgaatggtgcacgtggtttcagaaaaactgctttaGTA
This window encodes:
- a CDS encoding hypothetical protein (EggNog:ENOG410V5YB~COG:I), translated to MMAFVVLQVSAPYSRTVLTFVLKILTLVLVDSCFEFQMFLSCKYAALALPIRAFTSASDPPCSSMMLPKYVKVFTSSKSSPSIVIGLVHSVLYRRMLLFPLCILRPIAAEAAATLFVFSCICCCVWDRRARSSAKSRSSNCILDVHCIPRFPSDVDVFMIQSITRRKRKGESKQPCLTPVFTLNDFVNCPPCTILQCNPSYEFCMILTIF